The Sinorhizobium fredii USDA 257 region TCAATGTCTGGGCCTCCTGGTGCGTCCCCTGCCGCCAGGAGCATCCGATCATCCTCGAACTGTCCAAGGATCCGCGGCTCACCGTCGTCGGCATCAACTACAAGGACCGCAATGACAATGCGCTCCGGTTCCTGGGCGAACTCGGCAATCCGTTCTCGGCGGTCGGCATTGATCCGAACGGCAAGGCGGCGATCGACTGGGGCGTCTACGGGATTCCGGAATCCTTCCTGGTAGGCGCCGATGGCACGATCCTCTACAAGCGCGCCGGCCCTCTTGACGAGCGGACCCTTAAGGAGGGGCTGTTACCGGCCATCGAGAAGGCGCTTGCCGGATCGTAGGGTGCAGCGGCCCTTTGCCCCTCATCCGGCCTGCCGGCCACCTTCTCCCCGCAAGCCGGGCGAAGGA contains the following coding sequences:
- a CDS encoding DsbE family thiol:disulfide interchange protein encodes the protein MTSTQAPQPDERRPGALRYLLAALPLLIFAGLALIFWSQLNSGRDVSEIPSALIGSKAPKLDLPPLEGAATPSGQPMPALTDAAVKGQLTLVNVWASWCVPCRQEHPIILELSKDPRLTVVGINYKDRNDNALRFLGELGNPFSAVGIDPNGKAAIDWGVYGIPESFLVGADGTILYKRAGPLDERTLKEGLLPAIEKALAGS